In Scleropages formosus chromosome 20, fSclFor1.1, whole genome shotgun sequence, a single window of DNA contains:
- the LOC108926762 gene encoding epithelial membrane protein 2-like has translation MLVILAAVTIFHVISAVLLFISTIHNAWWASGNFYIDLWYACNTTCYPVVNRESSAAGYLQAVQATMILATILCCVGFVVFTLQLFRLKQGERFVFTGIVQLLSALCVMVGASIYTAQHENFQEKKFRDGNYGYSFVLAWIAFPVTLISALMYLTLRKRK, from the exons ATGTTGGTTATTTTGGCAGCTGTTACCATATTCCATGTAATATCAGCTGTACTTCTCTTCATTTCAACAATACACAAC GCTTGGTGGGCCTCAGGAAATTTCTACATTGATCTATGGTATGCCTGCAATACCACCTGCTATCCTGTTGTGAACAGGGAGTCCAGCGCTGCAG GATATCTTCAGGCTGTCCAGGCAACCATGATTCTGGCTACCATATTATGCTGCGTGGGCTTTGTCGTCTTCACCCTGCAGCTTTTCCGTCTGAAACAAGGGGAGAGATTTGTTTTCACCGGCATTGTCCAGCTGCTCTCCG CACTTTGTGTTATGGTTGGAGCCTCCATATACACCGCTCAGCATGAGAACTTTCAGGAGAAGAAATTCAGGGACGGGAACTATGGCTACTCATTTGTCTTAGCCTGGATTGCGTTCCCCGTCACCTTGATCAGTGCCTTGATGTACCTAACCCTCAGGAAACGCAAATAG